A single window of Psychromonas ingrahamii 37 DNA harbors:
- the uvrA gene encoding excinuclease ABC subunit UvrA, with translation MNSIEIRGAKTHNLKNIDISIPRDKLIVVTGLSGSGKSSLAFDTLYAEGQRRYVESLSAYARQFLSLMEKPDVEHIEGLSPAISIEQKSTSHNPRSTVGTITEIHDYLRLLFARIGDPRCPTHNVTLNAQTVSQMVDSILSNPSGSKMMLLAPIVKERKGEHVKTFASLAAQGFLRARIDGEICDLSDPPALELHKKHTIEVVVDRFKVRDDLKQRLAESVETTLNLSNGSAVVAFMDNDQPEQLFSANFACPHCGYSIAELEPRIFSFNNPAGACTTCEGLGIEQYFDPELVVSNPSLSLADGAIDGWSSKSNYYFQMLLAVCDHYGFSAEIPFQNLSKKQQQIVLSGSGKEKILFSYSNDKGDIVSRLHVFEGVIPNRTRRYHETESSAMREHLAKYMNRQPCSSCRGSRLKESSRHVFINEVNLPYISQLSIADAESFFADIKLQGQKATIAEKILKEILERLSFLVNVGLNYLSLERSAETLSGGEAQRIRLASQIGAGLMGVMYVLDEPSIGLHQRDNARLLKTLTHLRDLGNTVIVVEHDEEAIRLADHIIDIGPGAGIHGGFVIAEGNYKTILKAKNSLTADYLSGRKSIAIPSKRTALSDKWIKLSGATGNNLKSVNLEIPIGVLTCITGVSGSGKSTLINDTLYPLAQTRLNKATILKASPYQKITGLSHLDKVVDINQSPIGRTPRSNPATYTGIFTPIRELFAATAESRARGYKPGRFSFNVKGGRCEACQGDGVIKVEMNFLPDVYVPCDICQGQRYNRETLAVKYKGKNIHETLDMTVEDAFKFYQPVPVIARKLQTLMDVGLSYIRLGQAATTLSGGEAQRVKLAKELSKRDTGKTLYILDEPTTGLHFHDIAQLLKVIQALRDHGNTIVIIEHNLDVIKTADWIVDLGPEGGNGGGEIIAAGTPEEVIKVSASYTGQFLKEMLNKKIISA, from the coding sequence ATGAACAGCATTGAAATTCGTGGCGCTAAAACTCATAATCTTAAAAATATCGATATCTCTATTCCACGCGATAAACTGATTGTGGTCACCGGACTTTCGGGTTCCGGAAAATCATCTCTGGCTTTTGATACCCTATACGCGGAAGGACAGCGCCGTTATGTTGAATCCCTTTCGGCCTACGCACGCCAGTTTCTCTCCTTAATGGAAAAACCTGATGTTGAGCATATAGAAGGTTTATCACCGGCGATCTCCATAGAGCAAAAATCAACCTCTCATAACCCGCGATCTACGGTCGGAACTATTACTGAAATTCACGATTATCTGCGCCTTTTATTTGCGCGTATCGGTGATCCGCGCTGCCCGACACATAACGTTACCCTTAATGCACAAACCGTTAGTCAGATGGTGGATTCAATTTTAAGTAATCCAAGTGGCAGTAAAATGATGCTCCTTGCCCCAATTGTCAAAGAGCGTAAAGGCGAGCATGTTAAAACCTTTGCAAGTCTTGCTGCACAGGGATTTTTACGGGCGCGGATTGACGGGGAGATTTGTGACTTAAGCGATCCACCGGCATTAGAGTTACATAAAAAACACACTATTGAAGTGGTTGTGGATCGTTTTAAAGTGCGCGATGACTTAAAACAGCGCTTGGCTGAGTCCGTCGAAACAACCCTGAATTTAAGTAACGGCTCAGCGGTTGTCGCCTTTATGGATAACGATCAACCGGAACAACTTTTTTCAGCTAACTTCGCCTGTCCGCATTGTGGTTACAGTATTGCAGAATTAGAGCCACGCATATTTTCCTTCAATAATCCAGCAGGTGCCTGTACAACCTGTGAAGGACTCGGCATCGAGCAATATTTTGATCCTGAGCTTGTGGTCAGCAATCCTTCATTAAGCTTAGCTGATGGGGCCATTGACGGCTGGAGCAGTAAATCTAATTATTATTTCCAGATGTTACTCGCGGTTTGTGATCATTATGGATTTTCAGCTGAGATCCCTTTTCAGAATCTCAGTAAAAAACAGCAGCAAATTGTTTTATCTGGCTCAGGCAAAGAGAAAATCTTATTTTCATACAGTAATGATAAAGGGGATATTGTCTCCCGCTTACATGTGTTTGAAGGTGTTATTCCAAATAGAACGCGTCGCTACCACGAAACAGAGTCCAGTGCGATGCGCGAGCACCTTGCTAAATATATGAACCGCCAGCCCTGCTCGAGCTGCCGGGGATCGCGTTTAAAAGAATCCTCGCGCCATGTCTTTATTAATGAGGTCAACCTGCCTTATATCTCGCAATTATCTATTGCAGATGCAGAATCTTTTTTTGCCGATATCAAACTGCAGGGACAAAAAGCGACAATAGCAGAAAAAATTCTTAAAGAAATTTTAGAGCGTCTTAGTTTTTTAGTTAATGTTGGTCTTAATTACCTGAGTTTAGAACGCAGTGCTGAAACTCTTTCCGGAGGGGAAGCGCAGCGTATTCGTCTTGCTAGCCAAATTGGCGCAGGGTTAATGGGGGTAATGTACGTCTTAGATGAGCCTTCTATAGGTTTGCATCAACGCGATAATGCGCGTTTATTGAAAACCTTAACGCATCTACGCGACCTTGGAAATACCGTGATCGTCGTTGAACATGATGAAGAGGCCATTCGTCTGGCCGATCATATTATTGACATCGGCCCCGGCGCAGGTATCCATGGTGGTTTTGTTATCGCAGAAGGTAATTATAAAACAATTCTTAAAGCCAAAAACTCATTAACTGCTGATTACCTCAGTGGCCGTAAGTCGATAGCCATTCCTTCAAAACGCACCGCGCTTAGCGATAAGTGGATAAAATTAAGCGGAGCAACGGGTAACAACTTAAAATCAGTCAATCTAGAAATACCAATTGGGGTATTAACTTGTATTACTGGTGTTTCCGGCTCAGGTAAATCAACCTTGATTAATGATACCTTGTATCCACTTGCACAAACCCGATTAAATAAAGCGACCATCCTTAAGGCTTCTCCCTATCAAAAGATAACCGGTCTTTCTCATTTAGATAAAGTGGTCGATATTAACCAGAGTCCGATAGGCCGGACCCCACGTTCAAATCCAGCGACTTACACCGGTATCTTTACCCCTATTCGTGAACTGTTTGCCGCGACAGCTGAATCACGTGCGCGCGGTTATAAACCAGGCCGTTTTAGTTTTAATGTCAAGGGCGGACGCTGTGAAGCCTGCCAGGGTGATGGGGTCATTAAAGTTGAAATGAACTTTCTGCCTGATGTTTATGTCCCTTGTGATATCTGTCAGGGTCAACGTTATAACCGCGAAACATTAGCGGTTAAATATAAGGGCAAAAATATCCATGAAACCTTAGATATGACCGTTGAAGATGCTTTTAAGTTTTATCAACCCGTTCCCGTGATCGCGCGAAAATTACAAACATTAATGGATGTAGGCCTGTCCTATATCCGTTTAGGCCAAGCTGCAACCACCCTTTCAGGTGGAGAGGCTCAGCGGGTAAAATTAGCCAAAGAGCTTTCCAAACGTGATACCGGTAAAACCCTGTATATTCTGGATGAGCCAACCACAGGTTTACACTTTCATGATATTGCCCAACTTTTAAAAGTCATCCAGGCTTTACGCGACCATGGTAATACTATTGTTATTATTGAGCATAATTTAGATGTGATTAAAACCGCAGATTGGATAGTTGATCTAGGCCCCGAAGGCGGTAATGGCGGCGGTGAAATTATCGCGGCAGGAACGCCGGAAGAAGTTATAAAAGTATCGGCCAGTTACACCGGACAGTTTTTAAAAGAAATGTTAAACAAAAAAATTATAAGTGCATAA
- a CDS encoding DUF2301 domain-containing membrane protein, protein MSITLSGIAIKESHCFSFFYLKFVPVLLVLSWFAVFFAQAQWAAGIFFLAAFLYLYMAWKKLNMPLFYDLGDRKKYEI, encoded by the coding sequence TTGTCTATTACCCTGTCGGGTATCGCTATTAAGGAAAGCCATTGTTTTTCATTTTTTTACCTTAAGTTCGTGCCCGTTTTATTAGTGCTGTCCTGGTTCGCTGTATTTTTTGCACAGGCGCAATGGGCAGCTGGCATTTTTTTTCTCGCGGCTTTTTTATATCTGTATATGGCTTGGAAAAAACTTAACATGCCCCTTTTTTATGACTTGGGTGATCGCAAAAAATATGAAATTTAA
- a CDS encoding phosphoglycerate kinase translates to MSVKKMVDQDLAGKRVFIRQDLNVPIKNGKVTSDARIRASIPTIKLALEKGAKLMITSHLGRPVEGGTAEENAAFSLQPVVDYLNEALDVPVRLVTDYLNGLEVNPGEVVVLENVRFNKGEKKDEEGLAKQLAALCDVYVMDAFGTAHRAQASTHGIAKFAPVACAGPLLAAELEALGKAMDNPARPLVAIVGGSKVSTKLTVLESLSKIADQLVVGGGIANTFIAAQGHNVGKSLYEADLVETAKKLMVDCAIPVATDVACAKAFDENAEAVIKNVADVQDDDMIFDLGPDSTAVLAAILKDAKTILWNGPVGVFEFKNFEAGTAGIAKAIAESDAFSVAGGGDTLAAIDKFGITADVSYISTGGGAFLEFVEGKVLPAVAMLESRANA, encoded by the coding sequence ATGTCAGTAAAGAAAATGGTAGATCAAGATTTAGCAGGCAAACGCGTATTTATTCGTCAAGATCTTAATGTGCCAATTAAAAACGGTAAAGTTACATCTGATGCGCGTATCCGTGCTTCTATCCCAACAATTAAACTAGCGTTAGAAAAAGGCGCTAAATTAATGATCACATCTCACTTAGGTCGTCCCGTTGAAGGCGGTACTGCTGAAGAAAATGCCGCATTCTCTCTACAACCTGTGGTTGATTATTTAAATGAAGCGTTAGATGTGCCCGTCCGTTTAGTCACTGATTACTTAAATGGTCTGGAAGTAAACCCAGGTGAAGTCGTTGTTCTGGAAAACGTTCGTTTTAATAAAGGTGAAAAGAAAGATGAAGAAGGTCTTGCTAAGCAACTTGCTGCACTTTGTGATGTTTACGTAATGGATGCATTCGGTACGGCTCACCGTGCTCAAGCATCGACTCACGGCATTGCTAAATTTGCGCCTGTCGCATGCGCAGGCCCATTACTTGCCGCTGAGCTTGAAGCATTAGGTAAAGCAATGGACAATCCGGCTCGCCCGTTAGTAGCTATCGTGGGTGGTTCTAAAGTATCTACCAAGCTTACGGTACTTGAGTCTCTCTCTAAAATTGCTGACCAACTTGTTGTTGGTGGTGGTATTGCTAATACCTTTATTGCAGCACAAGGCCATAATGTTGGTAAATCATTATATGAAGCCGACTTAGTTGAAACAGCTAAAAAACTAATGGTTGACTGTGCTATTCCTGTTGCGACAGATGTTGCTTGTGCTAAAGCCTTTGATGAAAACGCAGAAGCCGTTATTAAAAACGTGGCAGACGTGCAAGATGATGACATGATCTTCGATTTAGGTCCTGATTCAACAGCTGTATTAGCGGCTATCCTAAAAGATGCTAAAACTATTCTTTGGAATGGCCCGGTTGGGGTTTTTGAGTTTAAAAACTTTGAAGCGGGTACTGCTGGTATCGCAAAAGCGATTGCTGAATCCGATGCGTTCTCTGTTGCTGGTGGTGGTGATACATTAGCTGCTATCGATAAATTTGGTATTACTGCAGATGTTTCTTACATCTCAACGGGCGGTGGTGCTTTCCTTGAATTTGTTGAAGGTAAAGTCTTACCCGCAGTGGCCATGCTAGAGTCACGTGCAAATGCTTAA
- the fbaA gene encoding class II fructose-bisphosphate aldolase has protein sequence MTKILDVVKPGVLTGDDLQKVFKVAKENKFALPAVNVVGSDSINAVLEAAAKVKAPVVIQFSNGGAAFNAGKGLKLPGHEAAILGAVSGAKHVHAMAEAYGVPVILHTDHAARKLLPWIDGLLTASEAHFAETGKPLFSSHMIDLSEEPLEENIATCAEYLTRMSKMGMTLEIELGCTGGEEDGVDNSGMDDSLLYTQPSEVDYANTELSKISPNFTIAASFGNVHGVYKPGNVKLTPAILRESQAFVSEKHGLPTNSLNFVFHGGSGSSEAEIQESIGYGVIKMNIDTDTQWACWDGVRGYEAKNHDFLQGQIGNPTGEDAPNKKYYDPRAWLRAAQESMVARLEKAFSDLNAVDVL, from the coding sequence ATGACTAAGATTTTAGACGTAGTAAAACCTGGTGTTCTCACTGGTGATGATTTACAAAAAGTATTTAAAGTTGCAAAAGAAAACAAATTTGCACTTCCAGCGGTAAACGTTGTTGGCAGTGATTCAATCAATGCTGTACTTGAAGCTGCAGCTAAAGTTAAGGCACCCGTTGTAATCCAATTCTCTAATGGTGGTGCTGCATTTAACGCAGGTAAAGGTCTTAAACTTCCTGGTCACGAAGCCGCTATTCTTGGTGCTGTTTCTGGTGCTAAACACGTTCACGCAATGGCTGAAGCTTATGGCGTTCCTGTTATTCTTCACACCGACCACGCTGCAAGGAAACTACTGCCTTGGATCGACGGACTACTAACTGCTTCTGAAGCGCATTTTGCAGAAACGGGTAAGCCTCTTTTCTCTTCACACATGATAGATCTTTCTGAAGAGCCTCTAGAAGAAAATATTGCAACTTGTGCTGAGTACCTAACGCGTATGTCTAAAATGGGCATGACGTTAGAAATAGAACTAGGTTGTACTGGTGGTGAAGAAGACGGTGTTGATAACTCTGGTATGGATGACTCATTACTTTATACTCAACCCTCTGAAGTTGATTATGCCAATACTGAGCTTTCTAAAATCAGCCCTAACTTCACTATTGCGGCTTCTTTTGGTAACGTACACGGCGTATACAAGCCAGGTAATGTTAAACTGACTCCAGCTATCCTACGTGAATCACAAGCATTTGTGTCAGAGAAGCACGGTCTTCCAACAAACAGCTTAAACTTCGTATTCCACGGTGGTTCTGGTTCATCTGAAGCTGAAATTCAAGAGTCTATCGGTTACGGTGTTATCAAAATGAATATCGATACAGATACGCAGTGGGCATGTTGGGATGGCGTTCGTGGTTATGAAGCTAAAAACCATGATTTCCTACAAGGCCAAATCGGTAACCCAACGGGTGAAGATGCTCCTAACAAGAAATACTATGATCCACGTGCATGGTTACGCGCTGCTCAAGAATCTATGGTTGCACGTCTTGAGAAAGCATTCTCAGATCTTAACGCAGTTGATGTACTATAA
- a CDS encoding SIMPL domain-containing protein yields the protein MRYFLTTMLLIATLPLSTLVNAGALPDGPHVAVTGSAQIEVQPDQVMVQFQATSLEKSAVLAKQNVDQQVSALLVNLKSASFDTNILERGQINTREQYQYIKDQRTLQGIIATRDLSYLLTDLDKVNQFLELVVAANIESIGQMHYGLQSPQEWQLKVRQLAIQDSKEQAENLASAYQAKLGKIYAINYQHSYVQPLMMRAKSEQTDESTYQVNKIKISDQVEAVFTLE from the coding sequence ATGCGCTATTTTCTAACTACAATGCTGCTTATTGCAACTCTTCCCCTTTCAACTTTAGTAAATGCAGGCGCTTTACCCGATGGCCCCCATGTTGCGGTCACCGGCAGTGCACAAATTGAAGTACAGCCAGATCAAGTGATGGTTCAGTTTCAAGCGACTTCCTTAGAGAAATCTGCCGTTTTAGCTAAGCAGAATGTTGATCAACAGGTTTCTGCACTTTTAGTTAATCTCAAAAGCGCCAGCTTTGATACTAATATACTGGAGAGAGGTCAGATTAACACCAGAGAACAATACCAATATATAAAAGATCAACGTACCTTACAGGGGATTATCGCGACCCGTGATTTGAGTTATCTATTAACTGATCTTGATAAAGTTAATCAATTTTTAGAACTTGTAGTAGCGGCAAATATTGAATCTATCGGGCAAATGCATTATGGCTTACAATCACCACAAGAGTGGCAATTAAAAGTTCGCCAACTAGCCATTCAAGATTCCAAAGAGCAAGCGGAAAATTTAGCCTCAGCCTATCAAGCTAAGTTAGGGAAAATTTATGCTATTAATTATCAGCACAGTTATGTGCAGCCCCTTATGATGAGGGCAAAAAGTGAGCAGACAGATGAAAGCACCTATCAAGTGAATAAAATCAAAATAAGTGATCAGGTAGAGGCGGTATTTACACTTGAGTAA
- a CDS encoding S-adenosylmethionine decarboxylase encodes MFYEGTEKRLEIITTEMNLLQLPDSFWQQMVEQADAFIISKIENSQLKAYLLSESSLFVWHNKLLLITCGNTHLVKAAQFFQKQFDKRVIQSLLFHRHQAHLPELQKSSFSQDTVLLKTHLQGKTKHWHGNYRGDLFLFGETPTGAVKTKQILMLHGLCGDFSCSLQSGSASQQLIASRLAVLGFFPCLRIDQFTFSPKGYSLNALAGDQYLTLHITPEKLSTYLSVESSFEAQVMQPFNEHLHALFRPQKSNLMSFIDDSDQGLKITVSSAMRNP; translated from the coding sequence ATGTTTTATGAAGGGACTGAAAAACGTTTAGAGATTATTACAACAGAAATGAATCTGTTACAACTTCCCGATTCTTTTTGGCAGCAAATGGTCGAGCAGGCAGATGCTTTCATTATTTCAAAAATAGAGAATAGCCAGCTTAAAGCCTACCTTTTATCTGAGTCGAGTTTATTCGTTTGGCATAATAAATTATTACTGATCACCTGTGGTAATACTCACCTTGTAAAAGCAGCACAATTCTTTCAAAAGCAATTCGATAAACGAGTTATTCAATCTTTATTATTTCATCGCCATCAAGCCCATTTACCTGAACTACAAAAAAGCAGTTTTTCACAGGATACTGTGCTATTAAAAACGCATCTACAGGGGAAAACAAAACATTGGCATGGAAATTACCGCGGTGACCTTTTTTTATTCGGAGAAACGCCTACAGGAGCTGTAAAGACGAAACAAATATTAATGCTGCATGGTTTGTGTGGCGATTTTTCCTGTTCGTTACAATCAGGCTCTGCCAGTCAGCAGTTGATTGCCTCAAGATTAGCGGTATTAGGGTTTTTCCCCTGCCTGCGAATAGACCAATTTACTTTTAGTCCAAAGGGTTATTCATTAAATGCGCTTGCAGGAGATCAGTACTTAACACTCCATATTACGCCGGAAAAATTAAGCACCTATTTGAGTGTGGAAAGCAGCTTTGAGGCGCAGGTCATGCAGCCCTTTAACGAGCATCTGCATGCCCTGTTTCGACCACAAAAAAGTAACTTAATGTCTTTTATTGATGATTCGGATCAAGGCTTAAAAATAACCGTCTCTTCGGCAATGCGGAATCCTTAA
- a CDS encoding oxidative damage protection protein, which translates to MTRTVFCSYLKKEAPGLAFQLIPGALGKRIFDNISQEAWSEWQKKQTMLINEKKLKLMNAEDRKIIEDAMIGYLFENKEVDIEGYTPEK; encoded by the coding sequence ATGACTAGAACCGTATTTTGCAGTTATTTAAAAAAAGAAGCCCCTGGTTTAGCCTTTCAATTAATTCCAGGCGCTTTGGGTAAACGTATCTTTGACAATATTAGCCAGGAAGCCTGGTCAGAATGGCAAAAGAAACAAACAATGTTAATTAATGAAAAAAAATTAAAGTTAATGAACGCTGAAGACAGAAAAATTATTGAAGATGCAATGATTGGTTATCTTTTTGAAAATAAAGAAGTAGATATCGAAGGATATACGCCGGAAAAATAG
- the mutY gene encoding A/G-specific adenine glycosylase — MNHEDFSQRIIAWHQKFGRKTLPWQQDKSLYRTWVSEVMLQQTQVATVIPYFNKFMRAFPTISYLANAPLDEVLHHWTGLGYYARARNLHKSAQFIRDNYAGDFPEEFQQVLDLPGIGRSTAGAILSLTLNQNFAILDGNVKRVLTRHQTIEGWTGGKSVENTLWQLAEKLTPAKQTNIFNQAMMDMGAMVCTRSKANCVECPVQDDCLALADGTVKAYPTPKAKKKIPIKTAVMLVLCKDGKTLHLKKRPPVGIWGGLWCFPEYESEALCLAAIQAQGIEQFNSTLLPAFRHTFSHFHFDITPLKIDVSIIDTKQVMEENDTLWYNLHHPQKIGLAAATTKIITAVNKNLSKEKIDD; from the coding sequence GTGAATCACGAAGATTTTAGTCAACGCATCATCGCATGGCATCAAAAATTTGGCCGTAAAACATTACCCTGGCAACAGGATAAAAGTCTTTATCGAACATGGGTGAGCGAAGTCATGCTGCAACAAACACAAGTTGCCACTGTGATCCCCTATTTTAATAAGTTTATGCGTGCTTTTCCAACTATCTCATACCTTGCCAATGCGCCTTTAGATGAAGTATTGCATCACTGGACTGGACTCGGCTACTACGCCAGAGCGCGTAATTTACATAAAAGTGCGCAATTTATTCGTGATAATTATGCAGGGGATTTTCCGGAAGAGTTTCAACAAGTGCTGGATTTACCCGGGATTGGACGATCCACTGCAGGGGCTATTTTATCTCTGACCTTGAATCAAAACTTTGCTATTTTAGATGGTAACGTCAAACGTGTCCTCACTCGCCATCAAACTATTGAAGGCTGGACAGGTGGAAAGTCCGTTGAAAATACCCTATGGCAACTTGCTGAAAAACTAACACCGGCAAAACAGACCAACATATTTAATCAGGCCATGATGGATATGGGGGCAATGGTTTGCACGCGCAGTAAAGCAAATTGTGTAGAGTGCCCTGTTCAGGACGATTGTTTAGCGCTTGCTGACGGGACAGTGAAAGCTTACCCGACACCCAAAGCTAAAAAGAAGATTCCAATAAAAACAGCTGTGATGCTGGTACTGTGCAAAGACGGTAAAACACTGCACTTAAAAAAACGTCCACCGGTAGGTATCTGGGGTGGATTATGGTGTTTTCCCGAATATGAAAGTGAAGCATTATGTCTGGCAGCTATTCAAGCACAGGGCATTGAACAGTTTAACAGCACCCTGTTACCCGCATTTCGTCATACTTTTAGCCATTTTCATTTTGATATAACCCCGCTAAAAATTGACGTTTCGATCATAGACACAAAACAAGTAATGGAAGAAAATGACACTCTTTGGTATAACTTACACCACCCACAAAAAATTGGGTTAGCAGCAGCAACAACAAAAATTATAACCGCTGTTAACAAAAACCTCTCAAAGGAGAAGATAGATGACTAG
- the trmB gene encoding tRNA (guanosine(46)-N7)-methyltransferase TrmB, translated as MTDQEHSASEENADSVEKHKYMRKIRSFVKREGRMTNRQQTAIDTLWDTMGIDFEEKLIDFNALFGRQAPIVLEIGFGMGKSLIEMAKNAPEKNFIGIEVHGPGVGACLADAGEAGVTNLRVINHDAVEVLDKMIPDNSLAVFQLYFPDPWHKARHHKRRIVQPHFIENMRHKLAIGGVIHMATDWENYAEHMLAVLQASPDFKNTSESDYAPRPEWRPLTKFENRGNNLGHGVWDLLFERIS; from the coding sequence ATGACTGACCAAGAACACTCAGCAAGTGAAGAAAATGCTGATTCCGTTGAAAAGCATAAATATATGCGTAAAATTCGTTCATTCGTAAAACGTGAAGGACGAATGACCAACCGTCAGCAGACGGCAATAGATACCCTTTGGGATACTATGGGGATTGATTTTGAAGAAAAATTAATTGATTTTAATGCCTTATTTGGACGTCAGGCGCCGATTGTATTAGAAATCGGTTTTGGTATGGGTAAGTCATTAATTGAAATGGCGAAAAACGCGCCAGAAAAGAACTTTATTGGTATTGAAGTACACGGGCCCGGTGTGGGTGCTTGCCTTGCGGATGCAGGAGAAGCTGGCGTGACTAATTTGCGTGTGATTAACCATGATGCGGTTGAGGTCTTAGATAAAATGATCCCCGATAACAGTTTGGCAGTATTCCAACTTTATTTCCCGGATCCATGGCATAAAGCGCGTCATCATAAACGTCGGATTGTCCAACCTCATTTTATTGAAAATATGCGTCATAAGCTTGCGATCGGCGGTGTGATTCATATGGCGACTGACTGGGAAAATTATGCCGAGCATATGTTAGCCGTATTACAGGCGTCACCAGACTTTAAAAACACCAGTGAGAGCGATTATGCACCCCGCCCGGAATGGCGTCCGTTAACCAAATTTGAAAATCGTGGTAATAACCTCGGTCATGGCGTGTGGGATCTGTTATTTGAGCGTATTAGTTAA
- a CDS encoding TerD family protein produces the protein MQKGSNIQLDNVMRGDINQLFVGVGWNDKDKEQSHKIDISAFFLTENNKVRNNDDFIFYNQPNDKNNSIDLLTDPLNNNDQQGFNISFSLIPSEVSKIVFCVTIDEVESQDSIFNSISNLYIRLLDGTFLGQELLNYQISDTGLVKALMCAELYRHNENWKFRAVGQGFNGGLEALANHFNVAVNSVSEEVEQQTVGLKHKRRSSQDILDKHAVKMRSEVVRIIPQVDSATKNKINESNTRMLVDRILMDVLGYNIDEIKAEQNIEGRRADYVLSVGNKESLVVEVKRAGLPLKDQHIFQATSYGVFSGIEWVLLTNLREWRLFKIISGSKVKADHLFTVTINDGFDKSMNDNFALISKVGMERPSLLLKAWNKVNALSDSNVINAILSPDVLAKIRSNIKRESSTSVEIESIQNVVEKLLHVD, from the coding sequence ATGCAGAAAGGTTCTAACATTCAATTAGACAATGTGATGCGTGGCGATATTAATCAATTATTTGTAGGTGTAGGTTGGAATGATAAAGACAAAGAACAATCTCATAAAATAGATATAAGTGCTTTTTTTTTAACAGAGAATAATAAGGTTAGAAATAATGATGACTTTATTTTTTACAATCAACCCAATGACAAGAATAATTCGATTGATTTGCTAACAGATCCTTTAAATAATAATGATCAACAAGGGTTCAATATTTCATTTTCTTTAATTCCGAGTGAAGTTTCAAAAATTGTTTTTTGTGTAACTATAGATGAAGTGGAGTCACAAGATTCAATATTTAATTCTATCAGCAATCTTTATATCAGATTACTTGATGGAACTTTTTTAGGTCAAGAATTACTTAATTATCAAATTTCAGATACAGGTTTGGTCAAAGCTCTAATGTGTGCTGAATTGTATAGACACAATGAGAATTGGAAATTTAGGGCTGTTGGGCAAGGATTTAATGGAGGCTTAGAGGCATTAGCAAATCACTTCAATGTCGCAGTAAACTCTGTTTCTGAAGAGGTGGAGCAACAAACTGTTGGATTAAAGCATAAAAGAAGAAGCTCTCAAGACATTCTAGATAAACATGCTGTAAAAATGCGTTCAGAGGTAGTTAGGATTATCCCCCAAGTAGATTCCGCAACAAAAAATAAGATTAATGAATCAAATACTAGAATGCTGGTTGATCGAATATTAATGGATGTTCTTGGTTATAACATTGATGAAATAAAGGCTGAACAAAATATCGAAGGCAGAAGAGCTGACTACGTACTATCTGTGGGAAATAAAGAATCATTAGTTGTTGAAGTTAAAAGAGCGGGTTTACCCCTTAAAGATCAACATATATTTCAAGCAACTTCATATGGTGTTTTTTCTGGTATTGAGTGGGTGTTGCTTACAAATTTGAGAGAGTGGAGACTGTTTAAGATTATTTCCGGTTCAAAAGTCAAAGCAGATCACCTATTTACTGTCACAATAAATGATGGTTTCGACAAATCGATGAATGATAATTTTGCATTAATTTCGAAAGTAGGCATGGAACGACCTAGTTTATTACTTAAAGCTTGGAATAAAGTTAATGCCCTAAGTGATAGTAACGTCATAAATGCTATTTTATCACCGGATGTATTGGCGAAAATAAGATCCAATATTAAAAGAGAAAGCTCGACTTCAGTAGAGATAGAAAGTATTCAAAACGTAGTCGAAAAGTTGTTACATGTTGATTAA
- a CDS encoding RT0821/Lpp0805 family surface protein yields MKQVTVLLIIIAFLLVGCTQPIGSKEGAGTLLGATTGAILGSNVGKGKGNVVAIAIGTLAGALFGQEIGRSLDRADRIAMGQNAQYSLEHTRSNETTRWNNPDSGNSGSIMPTRTYQQTTGQYCREYRQTVVVGGKKQDAYGTACRQPDGSWIINN; encoded by the coding sequence ATGAAACAAGTGACGGTATTGTTAATAATTATTGCATTTTTACTGGTTGGTTGCACACAGCCGATAGGCTCCAAGGAGGGAGCAGGAACCCTGCTTGGTGCGACCACCGGTGCCATACTCGGTTCCAATGTGGGTAAAGGAAAGGGCAATGTTGTAGCTATTGCTATTGGTACTCTGGCGGGTGCCCTGTTTGGTCAAGAAATAGGTCGCTCACTGGACCGAGCCGATCGCATTGCCATGGGGCAGAATGCCCAGTACTCACTGGAACATACACGCAGCAATGAAACGACCCGTTGGAATAATCCTGATTCCGGTAACAGCGGTTCAATCATGCCCACCCGAACCTATCAGCAGACAACGGGTCAATATTGCCGCGAGTATCGCCAGACAGTAGTGGTTGGTGGCAAAAAGCAGGACGCATACGGCACGGCCTGCCGTCAGCCCGACGGCAGCTGGATAATTAATAATTAA